The nucleotide window CCTCGTGCGGCGCCGACGCCGCCGACTGAACCGCCGAACGCCGTGAATCCGCCCTCAGTCCGGGCTTCCGATCAGAACTCGGCGTCCCCGACGCCCGGCTCCGGCGGCGCGACGCCCTCCTCCTCGCGGGCCAGTTCGAACTCCTCGCGGAGCTCCCGGACGCGGTCGCGGATGTCCGCTGCGAGTTCGAACTCGAGGTTGTTCGCCGCCTCCTGCATCCGCTCCTCGAGCGCCTGGATGCGCGCCTGCGCCTCCTCCTCGTCGGCGACGTCGCCGTCGGTGACCCCCGAGGTGTCGGTCTTCGAGCCGGGGAGGTTCGTCTCGCCGATCTCCTTCTCGATCGTCCGCGGTTCGTAGCCGTGCTCCTCGTTGAACTCGCGCTGGATCTCGCGACGGCGCCTGGTCTCCTCGATGGCCCCCGCCATCGAGTCGGTCGTGTCGTCGGCGTAGAGGACGACCTCACCGTTGACGTTCCGCGCCGCCCGGCCCATCGTCTGGACGAGCGTCGTCTCCGAGCGGAGGAACCCCTCCTGGTCGGCGTCGAGGATGGCGACGAGGCTCACCTCGGGGATGTCCAACCCCTCCCGGAGGAGGTTGATGCCGACGAGCACGTCGATGTCGCCCAGTCGGAGCGAGCGCACCAGCTCGTGGCGTTCGAGCGTGTCCGTCTCGTCGTGCATGTACGCGACGTCGACGCCCGCCTCCTCGAGGTACTCCGTGAGGTCCTCGGCCATGCGCTTCGTGAGCGTCGTGACCAGCGTGCGCTCGCCGCGCTCGATGCGGTCGTCGATGCGGTCCATGAGGTCGTCGACCTGCCCGGTCGCGGACGCGATCTCGACCGCGGGGTCGACGAGGTGGGTCGGGCGGACGATCTGCTCGACCACCTGCTCCGAGTGCTCGCGCTCGTAGTCGCTCGGCGTCGCGCTCACGTAGAGGGTCCGATCCGTCTTCTCCTCGAACTCCTCGAAGGTGAGCGGACGGTTGTCGTAGGCGGTCGGGAGCCGGAAGCCGTTCTCGACGAGCGAGTCCTTTCGGGACTTGTCGCCCGCGAACTGCCCCTTGATCTGCGGGATGGTCTGGTGCGACTCGTCGATGACCGTCAGGAAGTCGTCCGGGAAGTAGTCGAGCAGCGTGTACGGCGCGTCGCCCGACTCGCGGTTCGAGAGGTGGACGGAGTAGTTCTCGATGCCCGAGCAGTAGCCGGCCTCCTGGAGCATCTCCAGGTCGAAGGTGGTTCGCTCCTCGATGCGCTGGGCGGCGACGAGGTTGCCGTCGCGCTCGAACCGGCGGACGCGCCGCTCCATCAGCTCCTCGATCTCCTCGATCGCCGTCTGCAGCCGTTGCTGGGGGATGGAGTAGTGCTCTGCCGGGTGGATCAGCACCGCCGGCTCCTGGGAGACGACCTCGCCCTGCATCGGGTCGACCTTCATCATGCGGTCGATCTCGTCGCCCCAGAACTCGACGCGGACGGCGTACCGGCCGTACATGGGGAAGATCTCGACGGTGTCCCCGCGCACGCGGAAGGTACCCTGCTGGAAGTCCACGTCGTTGCGTTCGTAGTTCAGGTCGACGAGCCGGGCCAGGAGCTCGTCGCGGCCGACCTCCTCGCCGACCTCGAGTTCCAGCGACATCTCGCGGTAGTTCGCCGGGTCGCCGAGCCCGTAGATGGCCGAGACCGACGCGACGACGATGACGTCGTCGCGGGTGAGCAGCGACCGGGTGGCCGAGTGGCGCAGCCGGTCGATTTCCTCGTTCAGCGACATCTCCTTGTCGATGTACGTGTCCGTCTGCTCGACGTACGCCTCCGGCTGGTAGTAGTCGTAGTAGGAGACGAAGTACTCGACGGCGTTGTCCGGGAAGAGGTTCTTGAACTCCTCGTACAGCTGGGCCGCGAGCGTCTTGTTGTGCGCGAGCACCAGCATCGGCCGGTCAAGTTGCTCCGCGACCCACGAAACGGTGTTCGTCTTCCCCGACCCGGTCACCCCGAGGAGGGTCTGCTTGTCCATCCCCCCTCGGTAGCCCGAGACCAGCTTCTCGATCGCCTCGGGCTGGTCGCCGGCCGGGTCGAACGGCGCGTCGACGCGAAGCGGGCGGTCCAGTCCGGGGCGGTCCGGCGTCAGCGGACCCTGCGATTCGCTCATCGTCGGAGTCAGGGGCCCGAGTCACTTGACGGGCGCGGTCGCCGTGGCTGACAGGCGGCACGGGTGGGCGACGACCCGGTTCGAGACGGGCCGCCGAACTGGAGACACCACGTGGAGGGACCGGGGCGTCTCGTCCGCGGGACGGCGTGCCGCGCAACCGCGCATCGCCCCGCGACGGCTCTCACGTCACGGCGGGGGTGGTCCCGTACTCGGATAAAAACCCTCGCCGGGCAGTGAGTACGGTTTTGTCGGTCGACGCGGTAGCCCGGCACATGGTTCGAACCGAACTCGAGGAGGCGAGCGATCACCTTCGCCAGGCCGCCGAGGGGGCGGAGGGGGAGACGCGGGACAAACTGGGCGAGCAGGCGCACCGCTTCGCGGACGCCGCGACCAGGGAGCACGGCCCCGACCACGGGTGGCTCGACCGCCACACGCACGTCGTCCGCGAACTGGGCGAGGAGCTGGACGGGGAGGCGAAGGAGCACGTCGAAACGGCGGTGGACCGGATCAACACCTACCGGGAGGGCGTCTCGGGGGTCTAACGTACCGTCGAGGGGCGAGCAGGGGCTAGCAGACGTTCTTCGGCTTCACGCCCATCCCCTCGAGCGTCTCGACGTAGTCGTCGTAGGCCGCCTCGACGACCGCGTCGGCCGCCTCGCGCGCCTCGTCCCACTCCTCGTCGGTCTCGCACACGGCGTCGAGCAGGTCCGCGGCGTCGTCGAGGCGGTCCGAGACGTCGTTCCGGACGCCCCGGAAGTCGTCGGCCGCGGTCGGGTCCGCGTTGCCGACGAAGAAGCCGACCATCTGCCCGGCCCGCGCGTCCCCGAGCAGGCAGCGCGCCAGCAGGCCGCCGGCGCGGGCGGGCGTCGACTGCAGGTCCGCGAGCACGCCGTACTCGGGGAACTCCCGGGCGTCGTCGGCGTCGAAACCGTTCGGGGCGACGGCGTCGCGGTGGTCCCGGGCGTCCTCGGCGACGTCGCCGAACAGGGCCGCCGCGTCGCCGCTGGCCTCGTCGGCGCTCCAGGCCTCGAACCGCTTGGCGGCCGCTTCGGCCTCCGCCGCCGCGGCCTCGCGGACCGCGTCCGCCGCCATCTCGCCGCCGGTCAGGGCGTACAGCGATTTCGAGGAGCCTAACCGCGAGAGCGCCGTCTCGTGGTCGTCGCGCAGGTCGGAGAGAAGGGTGTCGCCGTCCATGCTCGTCGGTTGGGCCGTGACGCGCTTGAAACCCCCGGAGTCGGCCGCTTCGACGGTAGGGTTACGTGACGGGGGGACGAGATGTGGGCCATGTCCACCGACCGGTCCCCGTCGCTCTCCGACGCGCTGACCGCAGCGGGTCGCGTGCTCGTGGACCACCCCGTCGCCGTCGTGTCGGCCTACCTCCTCGCGACCGCGGTCGTGCCGGTCGCCCGCGTCCCGTTCCTGGCCGCGTTCGCGGCCGCCGTCGGCCTGCTCGCCTCCATGGGCCGGATCGAGCCGCTGGTCCAGGCGCTCGCCGACCAGGAGGCCGTCCTGACCGAGGGTGGCGGGCAGGGCGAGGGCAGTATCCCCGGCGGGTTCGGTGAGGGATTCGGCGGTGGCGGCGGTTCCGATCCGGCGCTCTCCCCGGAGCTCCAGTCCGCCGTCGACGGGCTCCTGATTCCGGAGGTCGGCGCGCTACTCGTCGCCGGTCTCGTCGTCACCGCGGTCGTGGCGCTGCTCGCGCAGTCGGTCGCCAGCGCCGTCACCTACGGCACCCTCTGGGCCGCGATCGACGAGCGGCCGCCGCTGGTCGACGGCGTCGCCACCGCCGGCCGGTGGCGGTCGTACCTCGGGCTGGTGCTCGTCCGCATCGCCGTCGTCGGGCTCGCCGTCGCCGTCCCGCTCGCGGTCGGCGTCCTGCTCGGCGGCGCCGCCGGGCTGGCAGTCGGCGGCCTCCTCGCGCTCGCCGGGCTGCTCGTCGTGCTGGCGACGCTGCTGCTGCTGGCGTTCTCCGGTCCGGCGGTCGTCGTCGACGGCGTCGGCGCGATGGGGGCGATCAGGGGGAGCGTGGGGTTCGTCCGCCGGAACCCTGGGGTGACGGTCGCGTTCGTGCTCGTGGCCGCCGGGGCGTACGTCGGGGCGTCGATCCTCGTCGGACTGCTGAACGTCGCCGGCGCGGGTCGAATCGGCGGGGTGATCCTCGCGCTCGCGGTCGCGCCGCTGCTGGACGCCTTCGCCACCGCGCTCTACGCCGGCCGGGGGCTCCCGGCGGCCGCCGACCGACGGACGGTCGGGAGTCGCCTCCGGGGCGGCGTCCGCGGCGGCTGGCGCGAACTGTGGCGCTTCGTCCGCCACCACCCGATTGCGAACGTCCTCGGGGCGCTCCTCATCGTCGCCGGCATCGCCGGCGGCTACGCGTACACGGCGCCGATGGGCGTCTCGATCCCGCCGCCGGCGGACGTCGCGGGCGTGTTCGGCGTGGTCCCCATCGGCCCGTTCGCGAACATCGCCGCGAACAACTGGCTCGTCTCCGCCGGCACGGCCTTCGGTGGGCTGGCGTTCGGCGTCCCCGCGGCCGCGTCGCTGCTGTTCAACGGGGTGCTCATCGGGGCGCTCGCCGGCCTGTTCGACCGGCTGGCGTTCATCGCACTCGTCGCGCCGCACGGCGTCCTCGAGCTCCCGGCCATCGCCGTCGCCGGCGGCCTCGGCCTTCACCTGGGCGTCGTTGGGTGGCGCGCGGTCCGCGGCCAGTCGGACGCCGCCGCGGTCGCCGCGGAGCTCCGGCGGGCGACGTGGGTGCTCGTCGGCCTCGCGCTGGTGCTGGTGCTCGCCTCGTTCGTCGAGGCGTTCCTGACGCCGAGGATCGCGGCGTACGTGCTGGGGTGAGGTTCGGTGCAGGCTGGATCGTCGGCGGTCGCGGAAGCCGGTCGAAACCGGCGACTGGCGGGCCAACGTGCCCACTTCTCAGTCGAGGATAGATCATGCATCGTGGCGCACGGCGGCCGCGCGACCCGAGACTCGCGGGGGCTTTCGGGCACGTAGCAGTCTTTACGAGACGCTTCCTCGTGTGAGTCACCGAAGCGCAGCTCGTCGAACAGCGTTCGAAAGAAATCGGGGTCGAAAGTCCGAGCGCCTCAGTCGTGCTGCGCCTCGCCCGTCTCGATCGGCGCGCGCACGAGGTTACCCCACTCGGTCCAGGAGCCGTCGTAGTTGACGGTCTGGTCCTCGCCGAGCAGTTCGTGGAGCGCGAACCAGGCGATCGAGGAGCGCTCGCCGATGCGGCAGTAGGCGACGATCTCGTCGTCGCCCGACTCGACGACCTCGCTGTACAGCTCCTGCAGCTCGTCGGCGCTCTTGAACGTCCCGTCCTCGTTCACCGTCGCGGCCCACGAGATGTTGCGGGCGCCCGGGATGTGGCCGCCACGCTGGGCGGTCTCCTGCAGGCCCGGCGGGGCGAGGATCTCGCCGCTGAACTCCTCGGGCGAGCGCACGTCGACGAGGGGGACACCGGCGTCGATGGCGTCGCTCACCTGGTCGCGGTACGCGCGGATGGACTCGTCCGGCTCCTCCGCCTCGTAGGTCGTCTCCGGGAAGTCCGGCTCCTCGTCCGTGAGCGGGTAGTCGTTCTCCACCCAGTAGTCGCGGCCGCCGTCGAGCAGGCGGACGTCGTCGTGGCCGTAGTACTTGTACTGCCAGTAGGTGTACGCCGCGAACCAGTTCGAGGAGTCGCCGTACAGGACGACCGTGGAGTCGTCGCTGATGCCGTGCGAGCCGTTCAGTTCCTCGAAGTCTTCCTGCGTGAGGATGTCGCGTCGCGTCTGGTCCTGCAACTGGGTCTCCCAGTTGAAGCCGATGGCGCCGGGAGCGTGGCCCTCGCCGTACGCCTCGGTGTCCACGTCGACCTCGACCAGCCGGTATTCGGGGTCGTCCGACTGGAACTCGTCGAGGTGATCTTCCACCCAGTCCGCCGACACAAGAACGTCTTTTGCGTAATCTGTCATTGCGACTCTACCGTACGACTCCCCGGAGCATAATACCCCTCGCCCCGGCAGAGCCGGCCATTCGTTCCACGTACCGGACGATGTTTCCGGTAGTTTCGGGCGGCGGGAAACGTGTCAGGTTGCCATCCCGACGAGGCGGGGGTGCGCCGACCAGGCGTCCGGCCAGGTGCGGCAAGTTATGCCGGCGTATCGGACGGTCGTCCGGGTTCGCCGGTGCGGCCGCGCTTTTGACCCGGCGGACGGAAGTGGGAGTATGGACACCTTCGTCTCGGCCGAGCGGCTGGCCTACCGCCTCGACGACGTGCGCGTCGTGGACGTCCGCGACGGCTGGGAGTACGAGGGCATCGGCCACCTCCCCGGCGCGGTCTCCATCCCGTTCGCCGAGTTCCGGAGTCGCGACGGCGACGCCGGGATGCTCCCCGGGGCCGACCGCTGGGCGGACCTCCTCTCGTCCGCCGGCATCGACGCGGACGACGAGGTCGTCGCCTACGACGACACCCACGGCGTGTTCGCCGCACGCTTCCTCGTTACTGCGGAGCTGTACGGCCACGACACTGGGAAGCTCCACCTGCTCGACGGCGACTACTCCGCCTGGAGCCGCGAGCACGAGGTGACGACCGACGTCCCCGACCCGGAGCCGACCGAGTACGAGCCACACGAGTCCGACGAGTCCCCCCTCGTCACGTTCGAGGAGGTGGAGGCGGCGCTGGCGGACGACGGGATCGTACTCGTCGACACCCGCGAGGCGTGGGAGTACGAGGAGGGCCACCTCCCGGGGGCGGTCCAGCTCGACTGGATGGAACTGGTCGACGCCGACTCGCGCGGGCTGAAACCGCGGGACGAACTCCAGTCGGTCCTCGCGGACCGGGGCATCGCGCCCGACCGTCGGGTGCTCCTCTACTGCAACACGGCGCGACGGATCAGCCACACGTACCTCGTGCTCCGGCACCTGGGGTACGGGAACCTCGCGTTCTACGAGGGGAGCCTCACCGAGTGGGAGGAGCGCGGCGGCGCGATGGAGACCGGCGCGTAACTTCCCCGGACTGCCCGTTCCTCGGGCGGGCGACCGGCACCGCCGGCTCCCGCCTCACCCGTCCGTCGGGTCGGTGGGGGTGACGCCGTCGCCGGCGTCGGCCGTCTCCGTGGCGCCCAGCGAGTCGGTCACCGACCCGCCCGACAGTCCCGACGGGTCGTCGACCGACCGCCCCCTCCCCTCCTCCGCGGGTCGGTCGGAGAGCTTCGTCTGCTCGCTCACGGGACCGTCCGAGAGGAGGTTCACGACCTCAGCGAACAGCGCGACGACGAGGGGGCCGACGACGAACCCGATGGCGCCGAGCGACAGCAGGCCGCCGACGAACCCGACGAAGTACACCGACACGGGGAGGTCGGTCGTCTCGCCGGCGAGCCGCGGGCGGATGACCGCGTCGGGGACGAACCCGACGAAGAACAGCCCCAGCCCTGCCACGAGCAGCGCCCGGACGGCGTTGCCGGCGACGACGTCCATCGCCGCGAGCGCGAGGATGACGATGCTCGGCCCGAGCACGGGGATGAACTGGAGCATCCCCGCGACGACCGCGAGCGCGAACGGCGAACTGTAGCCGAGCAGGGCGAAGAGGGCGAACGCGACGACGAACGTCCCGAACGCCGTGGCCGCCTGGAGCACGTAGATGGCCCGCAGCGTGTTCGCCGTCCGCCGGTGGAGCGCGAACAGCACGTCGTGGTACTCGCCGGGACAGAGTCGGAGCAGCGCCACGCGGGGGGCGGTGGGCGCGTACAACAGCCCGTAGACGACCATGACGAGCAGGAGCGCCTTGAGCGCGAACACGGGCGCGGTCGTCGCCACCGACGTTGCCAGCGACCGGATCGCCGCGACCGCGGCGTCGAGGAGCGGCGCGGTCTCGACGACGTACGAGAACCCGGAGACCTCGACGGGGATCTCCGACGGGATGGACCGCAGGAACGCCACGAACTCCGCCCGTCGGGAGTAGAGCAGGTAGACGAACGGCACCGCGATGGCGAGGATGGCGAGGAACGCCGTCGCCGTCGCCGCGACCGCCGCCGCGCGCGTGGAGAACCCACGCCCCCTCAGCGCCTGCTGGAGCGGGTAGAGGACGTACGCGACGGTGATCGCGAACACGACCGTCGCGAGCACGTCGGCGAGCACGAACGCCGTGAGCGCGAGCATCGCCGCGAGGAGCGCGGCGAGGACGGTCCGACGACTTGGCTGCACGTCCGCATCCGGGTTCCCACGGGTCAAAACGGTTGTCCTACCGAGAGTTGCGATCTGATAGGACACTCCTACTCGAGTCGATGTCGAGAAACGGCGTTTCGTTCCCGTCGCGGATGGCGCGCGTGACTGCGAGCCCGGAGGGCGAGCAGACGCGCGCGAGGGATGAGCGAGCCGAAGTTCTCGTGAGCGAAGCGAGCGAGAGCACGCGGGTCGAGCGGAGCGAGTCCCGCGAAGGCGAGCGAATCGGCTGGGGAGGCTCACGCGAGCGACCGACGGGAGCGAGGGTGAGTTCCGAGGAGCTGTGCTCCGAGGTAAGTGTGGCTCTCATCACGCTCGGGTGTAGTGTTCTGGATCTTCACGGCCGAAGAAGTGAGGCGGGGTGAATGAGGATACCATACGGAAATAGAGCCTCACGATCCGAATCATCACAGACCACGTCCGTTAAATACCACTGCCCGAAACCACCGGGTAATGAGTCGAACCAGACGTCAGTTCCTGACGGCCGCGGGCGCGGGCGGCGCGGCGCTCCTCGCCGGCTGTCAGGCCGATCCGGTCGACGACGGCAGCGACACGCCCGACGGCGGCGCCGAACCGACGGGGACGACGACGGGGACCGGGACGCCCGGAACGGCGGACACGCTCGTCGTGGCGGCGTACCCGCCGTTCGTGGACGCCCCGAGCACGAGCCCCGGCGCGTGGTTGAAGCGGAAGTTCGAGGAGGAGTTCGACGCGACGCTCGTCTACCAGACGCCCGAGAGCGAGCTGAACTACTACCTCGAGCGCGCCATCCAGGGCGTCGACTTCGAGGCCGACGTGTACGTCGGGCTGGACACCGGCCAACTCATCGACGCCGACAACCGGCGGGGCGAGGGGAAGTTCACCGACCCACTGTTCGCCGAGGCCGGTGATCTGGAGGGGCTCGACCGCGTCCGCGACGGGCTCATGTTCGACCCGCAGGACCGGGCCGTGCCGTTCGACACCGGCTACATCTCGCTCGTCTGGAACGCCACGATGGACGGCGGCGACTTCGTCGCCCCGGAGACGTTCGAGGGGCTGACCGAGTCCGAGTACGAGGGCGACCTCATCGTCCAGAACCCCACGACGACCGCGACCGGCGAGGCGTTCATGCTCCACACGATCAAGCAGTTCGGCCCCGAGGGTTACCTCGACTACTGGGACCGCCTCCGTGACAACGGGGTGACGGTGCTCGGGAGCTGGTCGGACACCTACAGCGCCTACGAGAACGAGGAGGCGCCGATGGTCGTCTCCTACTCCACCGACCAGGTGTACGCGGCCGCCGAAGACAAGGACCTCCAGAAGCACCAGATCCGATTCCTGAACGACCAGGGGTACGCGAACCCCGAAGGGATGGCCCGCTTCGCCGACAGCGACGCCCCGCGGCTCGCCCGGGAGTTCATGGCGTTCATGCTCCGGCCCGAGATCCAGGCCGGCATCGCCCAGCGCAACGTGGCCTTCCCCGCCATCGACGACGCCCCGCTGCCCGAGGACTACTCGCAGTACGCGAAGGAGCCGCCGGAACCGGTCACCTTCACGTACGACGAGTTGCAAGGAAATCGCGAGGAATGGACCGACCAGTGGGCGCGGCGCTTCGCCGGCGGGTGAGCAGGGTCGGACGGGCCGGCGCGCTCGAACGGCGGGCGCTCCCGCTGCTCGCGGTCGGGACGGCCCTCCTCCTCGTCCTGCTGTTCTACTACCCCGTGGCGACGGTGCTGGTCGAGGCGGTCCTGGAGGACGGCCGGTTCACCTTCGGCCCCCTGGCGGACGTACTCGGCAACGAGTTCTACGTCGTCCGCGTGTTCGGGTTCACCGCCTGGCAGGCGTTCCTCTCGACGCTCGCCAGCGTCGCGCTCGGCCTGCCGGGCGCGTGGGTGCTCGCCCGCTTCGAGTTCCGGGGCCGCGAGACGCTGAAGTCGCTGACGATGGTGCCGTTCGTGCTCCCGTCGGTAATGGTCGCGGTCGGCTTCTACGCGACCTTCGGCGCGGCGGGCACCCTCAACGACGTGCTCGGGGCGCTCGGCCTCGGCGAACTCGACCTCCTCCCCTCGCTCGGCGCGATCATCCTCGCGCACGCCTTCTACAACGCCCCGCTGGTGACCCGCGTGACGACGGCCGCCTGGGAGTCCGTCGACGCGGGCGCGGTCGAGACGGCCCGATCCCTGGGCGCGTCGCCCCGGCGGGCGTTCCGGGACGTGGTCGTCCCACAGCTCCTGCCGGCAGTGCTGATGGGCGCGACCCTGACGTTCGTGTTCACGTTCGCCTCCTTCCCCATCGTGCTCGCGCTCGGTGGGGCGCGCTACGCCACCGTCGAGGTATTCATCTACTCGGCGGTCCGCCAGCTCGACTACGCCGACGCGGCCGCGCTCGCGACCGTCGAGTCCGCGGTGTCGCTCTCGCTCACGGCGCTGTACCTCCGGTACGAACGGGCACAGACCGCTGAGCGCCGGGACGTTCGGCCGCTCACCCGAGAGCGA belongs to Halorarum halophilum and includes:
- the uvrB gene encoding excinuclease ABC subunit UvrB; protein product: MSESQGPLTPDRPGLDRPLRVDAPFDPAGDQPEAIEKLVSGYRGGMDKQTLLGVTGSGKTNTVSWVAEQLDRPMLVLAHNKTLAAQLYEEFKNLFPDNAVEYFVSYYDYYQPEAYVEQTDTYIDKEMSLNEEIDRLRHSATRSLLTRDDVIVVASVSAIYGLGDPANYREMSLELEVGEEVGRDELLARLVDLNYERNDVDFQQGTFRVRGDTVEIFPMYGRYAVRVEFWGDEIDRMMKVDPMQGEVVSQEPAVLIHPAEHYSIPQQRLQTAIEEIEELMERRVRRFERDGNLVAAQRIEERTTFDLEMLQEAGYCSGIENYSVHLSNRESGDAPYTLLDYFPDDFLTVIDESHQTIPQIKGQFAGDKSRKDSLVENGFRLPTAYDNRPLTFEEFEEKTDRTLYVSATPSDYEREHSEQVVEQIVRPTHLVDPAVEIASATGQVDDLMDRIDDRIERGERTLVTTLTKRMAEDLTEYLEEAGVDVAYMHDETDTLERHELVRSLRLGDIDVLVGINLLREGLDIPEVSLVAILDADQEGFLRSETTLVQTMGRAARNVNGEVVLYADDTTDSMAGAIEETRRRREIQREFNEEHGYEPRTIEKEIGETNLPGSKTDTSGVTDGDVADEEEAQARIQALEERMQEAANNLEFELAADIRDRVRELREEFELAREEEGVAPPEPGVGDAEF
- a CDS encoding DUF7553 family protein — protein: MVRTELEEASDHLRQAAEGAEGETRDKLGEQAHRFADAATREHGPDHGWLDRHTHVVRELGEELDGEAKEHVETAVDRINTYREGVSGV
- a CDS encoding transcription antitermination protein, which encodes MDGDTLLSDLRDDHETALSRLGSSKSLYALTGGEMAADAVREAAAAEAEAAAKRFEAWSADEASGDAAALFGDVAEDARDHRDAVAPNGFDADDAREFPEYGVLADLQSTPARAGGLLARCLLGDARAGQMVGFFVGNADPTAADDFRGVRNDVSDRLDDAADLLDAVCETDEEWDEAREAADAVVEAAYDDYVETLEGMGVKPKNVC
- a CDS encoding stage II sporulation protein M, with the translated sequence MSTDRSPSLSDALTAAGRVLVDHPVAVVSAYLLATAVVPVARVPFLAAFAAAVGLLASMGRIEPLVQALADQEAVLTEGGGQGEGSIPGGFGEGFGGGGGSDPALSPELQSAVDGLLIPEVGALLVAGLVVTAVVALLAQSVASAVTYGTLWAAIDERPPLVDGVATAGRWRSYLGLVLVRIAVVGLAVAVPLAVGVLLGGAAGLAVGGLLALAGLLVVLATLLLLAFSGPAVVVDGVGAMGAIRGSVGFVRRNPGVTVAFVLVAAGAYVGASILVGLLNVAGAGRIGGVILALAVAPLLDAFATALYAGRGLPAAADRRTVGSRLRGGVRGGWRELWRFVRHHPIANVLGALLIVAGIAGGYAYTAPMGVSIPPPADVAGVFGVVPIGPFANIAANNWLVSAGTAFGGLAFGVPAAASLLFNGVLIGALAGLFDRLAFIALVAPHGVLELPAIAVAGGLGLHLGVVGWRAVRGQSDAAAVAAELRRATWVLVGLALVLVLASFVEAFLTPRIAAYVLG
- a CDS encoding sulfurtransferase, whose translation is MTDYAKDVLVSADWVEDHLDEFQSDDPEYRLVEVDVDTEAYGEGHAPGAIGFNWETQLQDQTRRDILTQEDFEELNGSHGISDDSTVVLYGDSSNWFAAYTYWQYKYYGHDDVRLLDGGRDYWVENDYPLTDEEPDFPETTYEAEEPDESIRAYRDQVSDAIDAGVPLVDVRSPEEFSGEILAPPGLQETAQRGGHIPGARNISWAATVNEDGTFKSADELQELYSEVVESGDDEIVAYCRIGERSSIAWFALHELLGEDQTVNYDGSWTEWGNLVRAPIETGEAQHD
- a CDS encoding sulfurtransferase gives rise to the protein MDTFVSAERLAYRLDDVRVVDVRDGWEYEGIGHLPGAVSIPFAEFRSRDGDAGMLPGADRWADLLSSAGIDADDEVVAYDDTHGVFAARFLVTAELYGHDTGKLHLLDGDYSAWSREHEVTTDVPDPEPTEYEPHESDESPLVTFEEVEAALADDGIVLVDTREAWEYEEGHLPGAVQLDWMELVDADSRGLKPRDELQSVLADRGIAPDRRVLLYCNTARRISHTYLVLRHLGYGNLAFYEGSLTEWEERGGAMETGA
- a CDS encoding AI-2E family transporter, which gives rise to MQPSRRTVLAALLAAMLALTAFVLADVLATVVFAITVAYVLYPLQQALRGRGFSTRAAAVAATATAFLAILAIAVPFVYLLYSRRAEFVAFLRSIPSEIPVEVSGFSYVVETAPLLDAAVAAIRSLATSVATTAPVFALKALLLVMVVYGLLYAPTAPRVALLRLCPGEYHDVLFALHRRTANTLRAIYVLQAATAFGTFVVAFALFALLGYSSPFALAVVAGMLQFIPVLGPSIVILALAAMDVVAGNAVRALLVAGLGLFFVGFVPDAVIRPRLAGETTDLPVSVYFVGFVGGLLSLGAIGFVVGPLVVALFAEVVNLLSDGPVSEQTKLSDRPAEEGRGRSVDDPSGLSGGSVTDSLGATETADAGDGVTPTDPTDG
- a CDS encoding thiamine ABC transporter substrate-binding protein encodes the protein MSRTRRQFLTAAGAGGAALLAGCQADPVDDGSDTPDGGAEPTGTTTGTGTPGTADTLVVAAYPPFVDAPSTSPGAWLKRKFEEEFDATLVYQTPESELNYYLERAIQGVDFEADVYVGLDTGQLIDADNRRGEGKFTDPLFAEAGDLEGLDRVRDGLMFDPQDRAVPFDTGYISLVWNATMDGGDFVAPETFEGLTESEYEGDLIVQNPTTTATGEAFMLHTIKQFGPEGYLDYWDRLRDNGVTVLGSWSDTYSAYENEEAPMVVSYSTDQVYAAAEDKDLQKHQIRFLNDQGYANPEGMARFADSDAPRLAREFMAFMLRPEIQAGIAQRNVAFPAIDDAPLPEDYSQYAKEPPEPVTFTYDELQGNREEWTDQWARRFAGG
- a CDS encoding ABC transporter permease, which codes for MDRPVGAALRRRVSRVGRAGALERRALPLLAVGTALLLVLLFYYPVATVLVEAVLEDGRFTFGPLADVLGNEFYVVRVFGFTAWQAFLSTLASVALGLPGAWVLARFEFRGRETLKSLTMVPFVLPSVMVAVGFYATFGAAGTLNDVLGALGLGELDLLPSLGAIILAHAFYNAPLVTRVTTAAWESVDAGAVETARSLGASPRRAFRDVVVPQLLPAVLMGATLTFVFTFASFPIVLALGGARYATVEVFIYSAVRQLDYADAAALATVESAVSLSLTALYLRYERAQTAERRDVRPLTRERLVPESWTSAAAWTRERLASRLAIAGYAAIVAVVVLGPLVSMVYASLTVDGQLTLDAYRFLLRRQVSGAAFQVKPLPAVLNSLLFGVATLVVALPMGVSMAVLTTRKFRGRTLVDALSMAPLAVSGIVVGLGLLRGLVFGIEAFGYRFSASGPAAIVAAHAVAAYPFVVRNVAPPLDGLDRTLVESARSLGASRVRALLDVELPLVWPGVAAGAAFAFAISVGEFDATVVLAEGGGTYTMPVAVERFIGRRLGPATAMGTVLLAVTAASFVVIERVGGGFRGR